The following nucleotide sequence is from Bombina bombina isolate aBomBom1 chromosome 11, aBomBom1.pri, whole genome shotgun sequence.
ttaaataaatggcaCCTGTCTACAGGAGAACACACCATATAACACAATTGTTATTAATTAATTCCTAAATACATACTCGCCCAAAGAGCTGACAGTCTACAAAATGAAGTTATTAATTATGGGGACATCATGTTTAATAATAAGCCTCATTAACCCTCTGTGTTGGTAAAGGTAAAGGGGATTAACATAGTGGAATCTACAAttgattttttttaaccccttgagtgcaacAGAGGTCAGGATCTGTGATTATAAATAGTTATAAATCCCTATCTTTATTCTTCCTTTTCTAGCCTCTAATTATAAATGTCCCTCCGATTTTTCCCTACATCTCATGCATTTCCCAACATATCTTTATCTTATTTGCAAGTCTTTTTCAGCCATTTCCCATAAATCAGTCCCTTTTTTGTCATTAACTCTACATTATTAATATGTCACAGGCAAATATTATCTAACAACCCAACTTTTCTGATTAcctcttattttgtattttattgatatTGTAATTAAATGTATTATTGATCTGAAGAAATAATCAAGGACAAAACTATTTTTAATAATATGATTGGCAATTTTCATTACAGAACTGAATACTCCAGTGTGTCACTAAAATACATTATGTTCTTATAAACTTTAATGCACTTAAATATCCCGTGCAATGAATATTGTgtaactgtatataaaaaaaaatcaccttttgttctttacatagaaaaagtTATATTACACCAATGAAACTCATTTTGCTATGTGCAAATTGGTCACTAGAGGGCGGTAATGCCCTTTGACTGAAGCCTGCGCTAGGTTCATCTTCAAAGGGTTTGCAGCACATTTTGCTTATTAGCAGCAGATTTGAAGAACCCTTAGagaataaaatcatttttttaaagtagaatATTTGATACAAAACAACAATTAAACATATAACCTTCAGGACAGAGTAAAAAACAGGGTTAAAGTGTTGGAGAAGGGAAATTTGGAACCTAAGTAATTTATTATTATAGTCATGTGGCATCCTATAGTAGATACATAATAAAGGAAATAATTTGAGTTCTCTTTCCTCTTGGTTTAGTttggttatatattttattaaaatggggggggggggcgtttttaTATGCTATAAATAAGAAATAGGGGAAAAATGTAATgctttatgtgtttaaccacttcatATGtaattaaatacacagttaaagtcagctcctgagcagcaattctactggaagctagctgaacacatctggtgagctaatgacaagaggcatatgtgtgtagccaccaataaccagctagttcccagtcgtGCATTGatgttcctgagtctacctaggtatgcttttcaacactaGATTAAATAAAGaaccaagtaaatttgataactaaAAGAAATCGAAAATTCAATGTGTCAACTGGATTGTAAAagtttaaaagggcattaaagtaTAGATATTGTTTCGTTTATACACGAGAAATGATTCCATATATtgcaaaagatacaaaataaatgttttaaaaatattttaaaatgtaacgtTGTTAGCATAATCTACATTGTTTTGCACTccagtctgcttaaagggacactgaacccaaaaaaaaattctttcgtgattcagataaagcatgcaattttaatcaactttctaatttactcctattatcaatttttattagttctcttggtatatttatttgaaaaagaaggcatctaagcatttttattagttcagaactctgcagagcacttttttattggtggatgaatttatccaccaatcagcaagaacaacccaggttgttcaccaaaaatgggccggcatctaaacttaaattcttgcatttcaaataaagataccaagagaatgaagaaaatttgataataggagtaaattagaaagttgcttaaaatgtcatgctctatctgaatcacaaaagaaaaaaattgggttcagtgaccctttaactcTATCACCCATCTGTCTAGCTATCTGTCTATccgtccatatctatctatctatctatctatctatctatctatctatctatctatctgtataatcTATCTCTATCATTTATCTCTATCATGTCTCTATCATTATCtaacatctatttatctatataatctattttatctatcgatcatctatctaaatctatcatctatctgtctgtctatcaatctgtctggctatctatctatcattatctggcatatatctatctatttatctttccatctctctctatatatatttatctatatatctatcagtcACTATCTGACATatatcaatctatcaatctatctttccatttctatatctatctatctatctatctatctatctatctatctatctatctatctgtataatctatttatctctatctataatctatttGATCTATCATCTGTCTGGCTATCTATCTGTCATTATCTGgcatatatatctaaatatctatcatatatctatctatttatctatctttccatCTATCTATCGGTCACTATCTGacatatatcaatctatctatcatatttatATCGTATATCTTTCTATGTATCTATATTtccatctctatatctatctatctatctatctatctatctgtcattatCTGACATATATCAGTCTATCTATCacatatctatctagctatatttctacctatattttatctatatgatctatttatatatcatctatatatagcTATCACGCATCTAGATAGATATCTATCGATATAATCTATTTAtctttatcatctatctatatatgtcatctattcatatctatctagctatcatctatctatatatctatatcatttttctatctatcacctatttatcatctatatatatatcacccATCGTTCATCTATCTATCGGTCAATATCTGACATATCAATCTTTCTCATATATTTATCTAGCTAtcattctatctatatatctatatcattttctatcacctatttatctatcatctatatatatatcacccATCGTTCATCTATCTATCGGTCAATATCTGACATATCAATCTTTCTCATATATTTATCTAGCTATCATTCTAtctatattttatctatattatctttctatatatcctctattttatctatcatctatctatatctgtcacCCATCTATCGATATAATCTATTCATCACTATAATCTATCAGCCAGTATCTGACATATCAATCTGTCTAGCTagctatctttatatctatattttatctatataatctTTCTACTgtatatacaatctattttatctATCATATTAATATGTCAAATCTATCTAATgtattctgttatctaatttataaTCCATTATCATTTACCCAGTATAATCTATTCCTCATCTATATATAGCTATGCTATAAATAACTTTACCACTTACTTCTATTTGCCACGCACAGAAAAGTGTGTAATTTGTAGTCGCCAGGCTTCTCAATTAGTGGACACTAATCCTTGAAGTCATTTGTGTCCCTTTGCTCTTAAACAAAGGTGTCAACCAGTTCAGCATCCTCATATGTAAATGTGTGACCTGCTGAAGTGTAACAGTCATATATGACTCAAGGCAATCACCCCAAAGTGGAAAAAGTTTTAAGTAATTCTAATACTGGATGTGGAAAACAGAATTAATTTAGCACACAAATGCCCATATTATTTCCAACCAGTTATAAACTATGGAGTAGGAATTTCCATGAATGAGGGATTAAGCAATTAAGCATGGAAATATATAGTGGTGGAATAAAATACATAAAGGAATGTTTTTAAGGCATGCTGGGTACTCATTTGGCCATAGACACTGGCTTTATGGAATTATAGGTTTGCTGGGTCTTTGGTTTActtcatacagttttaaacatagaCTGTACTTAAAAATATGTTTAGATGTAAGATGTCCAAATTATATGTAAAGCTCAATTtacctaatattaatattatatatatatatatataattgtatttgtgGAGCATTATGGCTATTTATTTAGATAGAATGTACCATGTTATACTTTTAGTACTATTCCTCATAATATGAAATCATAATATATTGACTGATATTCTATGAGAATAACCTAAGGGACAGTATTGCTGGGCAACCAGGTTATATTCAATGTGAGGTTTAATGTGAGAAAATAATGCATATTTCATGTATGGAAATCAAACATACCTATACAAATGTATATTGTAGACAAATTCATTTGTTAGCaaacttatttatatttgtatattacatGTACTGCACTCAAGGCATTTCTACTGTATCTAAATGGCCATTTTGAGATATTATTTTGTCTGTACACCCAATTTAAATTTGCGAATTTGTATAGCAAGGAAATCTGACCATCGTTTAATGAATGAATTTTAAAATGTGAGTTTTCAGGACCAGAAATTCGTTATCCATTTTTATATTGTGTGTCCTGTAGGTGGCGCTGTATGACAGAGTTAAGACGTCAGAAATAATGATCagctttaataatgttttttttcttcattatgatTTCATTTTTTACCAAATTATACTTTCATGTTGGTCTATCCTAGCTAGAAGGATACTCTAAAGAGAAATGTACATTTTACTTCAGTAAATACTAAATTTAGTAAAGACCataaagagaaagaaaataaatcagagacagtagcttttttttttttttaatggtgtttATTCTGTAACAAAAAAATAGACATCAAGTTGAAATTTAGCACACACATCACAACTGATTTGTTCATCTCTGTGTgcaatactgtatataaaatgctATCAAGCATTATGTTAACAAGTCATATTTCATTCTTATTTGCTCTGTTTAGCAAAGATTTTACCCAACAAGTGAGGCTAAGAGTCTGAAAACAGAAGCAATGTATTCAGGCTTTTAAGCTCATCAACTTTAAACTGTTCAGCATCTCCATTTCAACGTTAGAGAGTGGAGATGGTTCCTCTGTCAATCTGTCCAACTGCTACAACGTAAGGCTGTCTTCTGCCTTCCTCTACAGCCTTGGTCGCCCGACCACTCCTCAGTAGGCATGGGGGGCATGCGGATCCCCTCATCGGACATGCCTCTTTGGCTTCACCAAAACATTGAGTtttgctatgtatatatttatatgtaaggtTAGATGAAGAGCTTCCCCTAGCTTATGACACATCTCTCCTTATCCTTACTCTGCCCACCCCCTATAGCCTTCTCCCTGATGTACATTAAGTCACTGTGGATACTGGGTCTACGGGCAAAGGGGGCCACAATGCCATAAGCATCACCATCTTCCTTTATTTTCTTGCCTTTGAAAGACTTCTTGTGTAGGATCTCACAGTACTGGACAGACACCTTGCGGTGCAGATCTGGGCTCATCTCACTGGGCAGCTTAGCCATGGTAAAAAGTTTCTGGAACATCTCATCCAGCTTATGGTTCTTTTTAGCAGACACCTCAAAGTAAGCACAAGTACTGTCCCCACCAACAAGTTGCTCTATCTCATGAGCTTGCACCTCTCTGTAGAAGTCCCGGTCACCCTTGTTGCCACAGATCACCAGTGGCACATCCACATTCTCCTTAGTCTTGTTCTTCAAACAGGACTTGGTCTCCATGATCTGCTGTTTCAGGCGCTGCACCTCCTCAAAGGAGTCTCTGTTATCCAGACTGAAAACCAAGATGAAAACATCACCTAGAAGAGCAAATGAAGATAAAGGTTAGTGTCATGTTATTTGGGGAAGATTTAGCACAGCACAATTATTAACTAGATATGTTACTAGAACAAGGGGTTACAGCTTACAATGGAATTGGACACCACTAACCATTTATTTATGGGAGGGGGTTAATAAATTCGTCTCATGCCTCAAATGCTAATTCTAGATCCTCAGTAAAGCAGTAGATTACAATGTACAATACACGTTGCGGATAAAGTACATAGTAAACATATTCAAAATACATATAATTGGTCAAATTAGGAAAATATAATAGCTTAAACTAGTAGTATAGGAAagtcgttttatatatatatatatatatatatatatatatatatatatatatatatatatatctgtacagagGACCAGCAACCCCAACCTAGCTGATATAATTATACTGAGTATTGGAGAACTATGCTCACAGCTTtgaaacaatgtaaatattaaataacccatcaatatatatatatagaacagaagCTACTGAACGAACAGACACAATGTATCTAAGCTAAatagtgtgtataatatatatatatagatgaaacaTACTCTTGGTATATAACCATTTCTGATACcagcctagtatatatatatctctgcccTTAAACAAGTACTCATCATGCCAGTTCTATAATATGTCAGTACACACCTGTTAGAATTGATAGTCTCCTCATGGCTGGGAATGGGTGGTTGCCCGAGGTGTCTAGGATGTCCAGCTGGTAGACCTCCCCACGGATACTGTAGAACTTGCGGTGGAAATCCTCAATGGTTGGGGTGTATTGTTCCTCAAAGCGTCCATTCAAGAACCTTGAGACTATGGAGGTCTTGCCCACCTTGGAGGAGCCCAGGATGACCATTCGGTAGCAGTTCTTGGCTGGGATGTTGAGCTCGGACTCGTTAGGACACATTTTTTTGATCATTTCTGATACCTTTCCTCTGACGGTGCGTGCGTCCCGGTTACTGAGCAGCATAGATAACTGAGAAAGCATCTAAGTGAGCGAAGTCTGAATGTTCTGTGTGCGCTGTGCAAGGCTTTATATAGGCGGCAGAAAGGACCCGCCCACCGCTACGTCACGGTCAGACAGGACACGCCCCGATACTGTGCAAACAGCAGAGCTCCAGAGCGGGGATCACAGGCAGCAAACACTGGTCAGGGCTGAGGGGAGAAGTCTGCTGAGTGCCAAGCTCAGGTGTGAGGGCAAACACTGGTCAGGGCTGAGGGGAGAAGTCTGAGTTCCAAGCTCAGGTGTGAGGGCAAACACTGGTCAGGGCTGAGGGGAGAAGTCTGCTGAATGCCAAGCTCAGGCGTGAGGGCAAACACTGGCATGGGGCTTAGGCGTGAGGGCAAACACTGGCATGGGGCTGATGGGAGAACTCTGCTGAGTGCCAAGCTCAGGTGTGAGGGCAAACACTGGCATGGGGCTTAGGGGAGAGGTCTGCTGAGTGCCAAGCTCAGGTGTGAGGGCAAACACTGGTCAGGGCTGAGGGGAGAAGTCTGCTGAATGCCAAGCTCAGGCGTGAGGGCAAACACTGGTCAGGGCTGAGGGGAGAAGTCTGCTGAATGCCAAGCTCAGGCGTGAGGGCAAACACTGGCATGGGGCTGAGGGGAGAACTCTGCTGAATGCCAAGCTCAGGCGTGAGGGCAAACACTGGCATGGGGCTGAGGGGAGAACTCTGCTGAGTGCCAAGCTCAGGTGTGAGGACAAACACTGGCATGGGGCTGAGGGGAGAACTCTGCTGAATGCCAAGCTCAGGCGTGAGGGCAAACACTGGCATGGGGCTGAGGGGAGAACTCTGCTGAATGCCAAGCTCAGGCGTGAGGGCAAACACTGGCATGGGGCTTAGGGGAGAGGTCTGCTGAATGCCAAGCTCAGGCGTGAGGGCAAACACTGGCATGGGGCTTAGGGGAGAGGTCTGCTGAATGCCAAGCTCAGGCGTGAGGGCAAACACTGGCATGGGGCTGAGGGGAGAAGTCTGCTGAATGCCAAGCTCAGGTGTGAGGGCAAACACTGGCATGGGTCTTAGGGGAGAGGTCTGCTGAATGCCAAGCTCAGGCGTGAGG
It contains:
- the LOC128642299 gene encoding dexamethasone-induced Ras-related protein 1-like, producing the protein MLSQLSMLLSNRDARTVRGKVSEMIKKMCPNESELNIPAKNCYRMVILGSSKVGKTSIVSRFLNGRFEEQYTPTIEDFHRKFYSIRGEVYQLDILDTSGNHPFPAMRRLSILTGDVFILVFSLDNRDSFEEVQRLKQQIMETKSCLKNKTKENVDVPLVICGNKGDRDFYREVQAHEIEQLVGGDSTCAYFEVSAKKNHKLDEMFQKLFTMAKLPSEMSPDLHRKVSVQYCEILHKKSFKGKKIKEDGDAYGIVAPFARRPSIHSDLMYIREKAIGGGQSKDKERCVIS